A genomic region of Raphanus sativus cultivar WK10039 chromosome 6, ASM80110v3, whole genome shotgun sequence contains the following coding sequences:
- the LOC108813516 gene encoding O-fucosyltransferase 4, with the protein MIPPQAERDPSIQIRIPVTGNSTPSPPASPLLPRSRSKSSVQPNRNLPHRVSWILLSLLLRRQGILLFAPLVYIFCMLLHMRAASFDAAGPLVNRRPAPPGSVYRSPQVYAKLRAEIDADNATADAITTIWKRSYKGVEWKPCVNKSSGVLPESNGFIFIEANGGLNQQRTSICNAVAVAGYLNATLVIPNFHYHSIWKDPSKFGDIYDEDYFVTTLANDVRVVDSVPEYLMERFDYNLTKVYNFRVKAWAPTHYYRDSVLPKLLEEKVIRISPFANRLSFDAPRAVQKFRCLANNVALRFAKPILTQGKTLVKKMKELSANNAGKYVSVHLRFEEDMVAFSCCVFDGGNQEKQDMIAARERGWKGKFTKPGRVIRPGANRLNGKCPLTPLEVGLMLRGMGFNKSTYIYLASGPIYGANRTMAPLLEMFPNLQTKEMLASEEELAPFKNFSSRMAALDYTVCLHSEVFVTTQGGNFPHFLMGHRRYLFGGHSKTIRPDKRKLAVLFDNPKLGWRSFKHQMLNMRSHSDSKGFELKRASDSIYIFPCPDCMCRRNKTTATTT; encoded by the exons ATGATTCCCCCCCAGGCGGAGAGAGATCCGTCTATCCAAATCCGGATTCCGGTAACCGGCAACTCCACACCGTCTCCGCCTGCTTCGCCTCTCCTCCCCCGGAGCCGTTCAAAATCCTCCGTGCAGCCGAATCGGAACCTCCCTCACCGCGTCTCTTGGATCCTTCTGTCGCTTCTCCTCCGTCGTCAGGGGATCCTGCTCTTCGCTCCTCTCGTCTACATCTTCTGCATGCTCCTTCACATGCGCGCGGCGTCGTTTGATGCAGCAGGTCCCCTCGTCAATCGCCGCCCGGCTCCTCCCGGATCCGTTTATAGGAGTCCGCAGGTTTACGCTAAGCTGAGGGCGGAGATTGACGCTGATAATGCTACGGCTGATGCG ATAACAACAATTTGGAAACGTTCCTATAAAGGTGTTGAATGGAAGCCATGCGTCAACAAGTCTAGTGGAG TTTTGCCTGAGTCGAATGGTTTCATATTCATTGAGGCAAATGGAGGTTTGAATCAGCAGCGGACTTCG ataTGCAATGCGGTTGCTGTGGCAGGCTACCTTAATGCGACCCTTGTGATTCCCAACTTTCACTATCACAGCATATGGAAAGATCCCAG TAAATTTGGGGACATCTATGACGAAGACTACTTTGTCACTACCTTGGCAAATGATGTTCGTGTTGTCGATTCAGTCCCTGAGTACTTAATGGAGCGTTTTGACTATAACTTGACAAAAGTCTACAACTTCAGAGTTAAAGCATGGGCACCCACTCACTATTACCGGGACTCTGTCCTGCCAAAGCTACTTGAAGAAAA GGTCATAAGAATTTCCCCATTTGCAAATAGACTTTCGTTTGATGCTCCAAGAGCTGTCCAGAAATTTCGATGTTTGGCCAATAATGTAGCTCTGCGATTTGCAAAACCAATACTGACCCAAGGAAAAACACTGGTGAAGAAAATGAAAGAGCTTAGTGCAAACAATGCCGGGAAGTACGTTTCTGTGCATCTTCGTTTTGAAGAG GATATGGTAGCTTTCTCTTGTTGTGTATTTGATGGTGGCAACCAAGAAAAGCAAGACATGATTGCGGCGAGAGAACGAGGATGGAAAGGGAAATTCACAAAACCTGGCCGCGTGATACGACCCGGAGCTAACAGGCTCAATGGGAAATGCCCTTTAACTCCTTTAGAG GTGGGGTTGATGCTTAGAGGAATGGGTTTCAACAAAAGCACATATATATACCTGGCCTCTGGGCCAATATATGGTGCAAATAGAACAATGGCTCCACTACTGGAGATGTTCCCTAATTTACAGACGAAGGAGATGCTTGCGTCTGAGGAAGAACTTGCTCCTTTTAAG AACTTCTCATCGAGAATGGCTGCACTAGATTACACAGTGTGTCTCCACAGTGAAGTCTTCGTGACAACACAAGGAGGAAACTTCCCTCATTTTCTCATGGGGCATCGAAGGTATTTATTTGGAGGACATTCAAAAACCATTCGGCCTGACAAGCGAAAGTTAGCCGTACTCTTTGACAATCCTAAGTTAGG ATGGAGAAGTTTTAAGCATCAAATGCTAAACATGAGGTCTCATAGCGACTCCAAGGGGTTTGAGCTGAAACGAGCTAGCGACTCCATTTACATATTCCCTTGCCCTGACTGTATGTGCCGCAGGAACAAAACTACGGCAACCACCACATGA
- the LOC108813518 gene encoding 10 kDa chaperonin, mitochondrial, whose amino-acid sequence MMKRLVPTFNRILVKRVIQPAKTESGILLPEKASSLNSGKVIAVGPGSRDKDGNLIPVSVKEGDTVLLPEYGGTQVKLGDNEYHLFRDEDVLGTLHED is encoded by the exons ATGATGAAGCGTCTGGTGCCAACGTTCAACCGCATCCTGGTGAAGAGAGTAATCCAGCCTGCGAAAACCGAAAGCGGCATCCTCCTTCCAGAGAAAGCCTCCTCT CTGAACTCGGGAAAGGTGATAGCAGTGGGACCTGGTTCAAGGGATAAGGACGGGAATTTGATTCCGGTCTCTGTCAAGGAAGGCGACACCGTTCTTCTTCCAGAGTACGGTGGTACTCAGGTCAAACTCGGCGATAACGA gtACCATCTCTTCCGGGATGAGGACGTCTTGGGAACCTTGCACGAGGATTGA
- the LOC108813517 gene encoding uncharacterized protein LOC108813517, with translation MKTMILDVCNEIIKIQKLRRVVSYAGFYCFTAALTFFYTNNTTRAGFSRGDQFYASYPAGTELLTDTAKLYKAALGNCYESEDWGPVEFCIMAKHFERQGKSPYVYHSQYMAHLLSQGQLDGSG, from the exons ATGAAGACGATGATATTGGATGTTTGCAATGAAATCATAAAGATCCAGAAGCTAAGACGGGTTGTCTCTTACGCTGGATTCTACTGCTTCACTGCCGCCCTCACATTCTTCTACACAAACAACAC AACAAGAGCAGGATTCTCGAGGGGAGACCAGTTCTATGCATCTTACCCTGCCGGCACTGAACTTCTGACCGACACAGCTAAG CTGTACAAAGCGGCGCTTGGGAATTGCTATGAATCGGAGGATTGGGGTCCTGTCGAGTTCTGCATAATGGCTAAGCATTTTGAACGCCAGGGAAAGTCTCCATACGTTTACCACTCT CAATACATGGCGCACCTTCTTTCTCAAGGTCAACTGGATGGAAGTGGTTAG
- the LOC108811040 gene encoding serine carboxypeptidase-like 50, with protein sequence MKHAPTVFFFLSSLLLVVSVESLPPPLFPDEALPTKSGYLPVKPAPGSSMFYAFYEAQKPTTPLHDTPLLVWLQGGPGCSSMIGNFYELGPWRVLSNATKLEPNPGAWNRLFGLLFLDNPIGVGFSIAASKQDIPRNQRQVAEQLYAALAEFIEQNPGFENRPVYITGESYAGKYVPAIGYYILKEKPNGKVNLMGLAIGNGLTDPVIQIQTHAVNAYYSGLVNAKQREALEKAQETSVALVKARKWREATEARTELLTLLRNMTGLATLYNKARTVPYRTDLVVDLMNLGEAKRVLGADETVRFEECSDEVDEVLRGDVMKSVKFMVEYAVERTDVLLYQGMLDLRDGVVSTEEWMKTMKWSGLGGFLNAERRVWKDGDGDLAGYVQRWGNLTHVAVSGAGHLVPTDKAVNSRDMIEGWVLGKGLFGGGDVVKHTLSSTFLASS encoded by the coding sequence ATGAAGCATGCCCCtacagtcttcttcttcctctccagTCTCCTCCTTGTCGTCTCCGTTGAGTCCCTACCGCCGCCACTGTTTCCCGATGAAGCTCTCCCTACTAAATCCGGTTACCTCCCGGTTAAACCCGCCCCAGGCTCCTCCATGTTCTACGCCTTCTACGAAGCCCAAAAGCCAACCACTCCTCTTCACGACACACCCCTCCTCGTTTGGCTCCAAGGTGGGCCAGGATGCTCTTCCATGATTGGCAACTTCTACGAGCTTGGCCCTTGGCGCGTGCTTTCAAACGCCACCAAACTCGAACCCAACCCTGGCGCCTGGAACCGCCTGTTCGGTCTACTTTTCTTGGATAACCCCATCGGAGTCGGGTTCAGCATCGCGGCTTCGAAACAAGACATACCGAGAAATCAGAGACAGGTGGCAGAGCAACTGTACGCAGCGCTCGCTGAGTTCATCGAGCAGAACCCGGGATTCGAAAACCGACCGGTTTACATAACCGGCGAGAGCTACGCTGGAAAATACGTCCCGGCCATTGGATACTACATCCTTAAGGAAAAACCCAACGGGAAGGTGAATCTAATGGGCCTGGCCATTGGAAACGGGCTGACCGACCCTGTGATCCAGATCCAGACCCATGCGGTCAACGCCTACTACTCTGGTTTGGTCAACGCGAAACAGAGAGAGGCTCTGGAGAAAGCTCAAGAGACATCAGTAGCTCTCGTGAAGGCTCGGAAATGGCGCGAAGCAACAGAAGCGAGAACCGAGCTGTTGACGCTGCTGCGCAACATGACGGGACTCGCGACGCTATACAACAAAGCGCGGACGGTCCCGTACAGGACGGACCTCGTGGTGGATCTCATGAACCTTGGAGAGGCGAAACGTGTTCTGGGAGCGGACGAAACGGTGCGTTTCGAAGAATGCAGCGATGAGGTGGATGAGGTTTTACGTGGAGACGTGATGAAGAGCGTGAAGTTCATGGTGGAGTACGCGGTGGAGAGAACGGACGTGTTGTTGTATCAAGGTATGTTGGATCTTAGAGACGGCGTCGTATCGACGGAGGAGTGGATGAAGACTATGAAGTGGTCGGGGTTGGGTGGGTTCTTGAATGCGGAGAGGAGGGTGTGGAAGGACGGGGACGGTGATCTCGCAGGGTATGTCCAGAGGTGGGGGAATTTGACACACGTGGCGGTTTCGGGAGCAGGGCATCTTGTTCCGACAGACAAAGCTGTGAACTCGAGGGATATGATCGAAGGTTGGGTTTTGGGAAAAGGCTTGTTTGGTGGTGGTGATGTTGTGAAACATACATTATCGTCGACCTTTTTAGCATCTTCGTGA
- the LOC108805637 gene encoding sulfhydryl oxidase 1, whose product MSLIHLFLFVGLVSLEAAPASATSFSMGSRSILRDISSNDIGDHKDNAVELNATNFDSVFQDTPAKFAVLEFFAHWCPACRNYKPHYEKVARLFNGPEAVHPGTVLMTRVDCAAKMNIKLCDKFSIKRYPMLFWGPPRKFVGGSWEPKQENSEIIVVEEWRTADLLLGWINKQLGSSYGLDDQKVGNEHLLLPNVSDHEQISQAVIDIEEATEEAFDIILSLKAIKSSETGASFIRFLQLLVPHHPSRRCRKGSAEILMKFDDLCPAGECSYDSGVNNTLRNFHICGEDLPRGYYTFCRGSKNETRGFSCGLWILMHSLSVRIEDGESQFAFTAICDFINNFFMCDECRRHFHDMCLSVKTPFKKARDVVLWLWSTHNKVNERLKKDEDSLGTGDPKFPKMIWPPKQLCPSCYLTSTGKNIDWDHDEVYKFLKKYYGEKLVSSYKKKSEGVSKETVVVAAAEEMAVPTNALVVPVGAALAIALASCAFGALACYWRTQQKNRKHHHNPHYLRRYSSNYLVMNTFSNNESEREKER is encoded by the exons ATGTCTCTGATACATCTGTTTTTGTTCGTGGGTCTGGTGAGCCTCGAAGCTGCTCCTGCTTCTGCGACGTCGTTTTCCATGGGATCGCGCTCGATTCTCCGTGACATCAGTAGTAACGACATCGGAGACCATAAAGATAACGCCGTGGAGTTGAACGCGACCAACTTTGATTCAGTCTTCCAAGACACCCCCGCCAAGTTCGCCGTGTTGGAGTTCTTCGCTCACTG GTGTCCTGCATGTAGAAACTACAAG CCTCATTATGAGAAAGTCGCTAGGCTCTTCAATGGACCCGAGGCAGTACACCCTGGCACCGTTTTGATGACCAGAGTTGATTGTGCAGCTAAG ATGAATATCAAGCTCTGTGATAAATTCTCCATCAAACGTTATCCGATGCTCTTCTGGGGCCCTCCCAGAAAGTTCGTTGGCGGCAGCTGGGAACCTAAACAAGAGAATAGTGAGATAATTGTGGTCGAGGAATGGCGCACTGCTGATCTTTTGTTGGGCTGGATTAACAAGCAGCTAGGCAG CTCTTATGGCTTGGATGATCAGAAAGTTGGAAATGAGCATCTTCTTCTGCCAAATGTATCTGACCACGAACAG ATTTCTCAGGCCGTAATTGACATTGAGGAGGCAACTGAAGAAGCTTTTGATATCATTTTGTCACTCAAG GCAATCAAGTCTTCTGAAACTGGCGCTTCGTTTATTAGGTTTCTGCAGCTTTTGGTGCCACATCATCCTTCAAGAAG GTGTCGTAAGGGAAGTGCTGAAATTCTCATGAAGTTTGATGATTTGTGCCCGGCAGGCGAATGCTCTTATGATTCTGGAGTGAACAATACTCTACGAAACTTCCATATATGTGGAGAGGATCTCCCTCGTGGATATTAC ACGTTTTGCCGTGGAAGCAAGAACGAAACTAGAGGATTCAG CTGCGGATTATGGATTTTGATGCATTCACTTTCTGTGAGGATTGAGGATGGAGAAAGTCAGTTTGCATTCACAGCCATCTGTGATTTCATCAACAACTTCTTCATGTGTGATGAATGCCGCCGCCATTTTCACGACATGTGCTTAAG CGTGAAAACTCCGTTTAAGAAGGCACGTGACGTCGTCTTGTGGCTGTGGAGCACACACAACAAAGTCAACGAGAGACTCAAGAAGGACGAGGATTCTCTTGGGACAGGAGACCCCAAGTTCCCAAAGATGATATGGCCACCAAAGCAGCTTTGCCCATCGTGTTATCTCACGAGCACCGGGAAGAACATTGACTGGGATCACGATGAAGTCTACAAGTTCTTGAAGAAGTACTACGGAGAGAAACTGGTGTCCTCTTACAAGAAAAAGAGCGAGGGTGTGAGTAAGGAGACGGTGGTTGTTGCAGCTGCGGAAGAAATGGCAGTGCCCACAAACGCACTGGTTGTGCCGGTGGGAGCCGCATTGGCTATAGCACTTGCGAGCTGCGCGTTTGGGGCGCTCGCATGCTACTGGAGGACACAGCAGAAGAACCGGAAGCATCACCACAATCCACACTATTTAAGGAGATATAGTAGTAACTATTTGGTGATGAACACGTTCAGTAACAATGAAAGCGAGAGGGAAAAGGAGAGATGA
- the LOC108808385 gene encoding glutathione S-transferase T3-like, whose protein sequence is MDSTPYAEAASLVELLNSQEDSVFRLVDGSLEPSSSQFPLFGSQAVSSPFSDASSFGVEKGTERKERRAWTHSDDVVLISAWLNTSKDPIVGNEQCSGAFWQRIADLYAASPNIARGEERHKNQCKHHWQKINDQVSKFSGAYEAATREKTSGQNEVDVIKHAHAIFLNNHKKKFTLEHAWRELRYDQKWCSIEGGNKRKKFGDGSHSASSSVDVDDDRMKRPPGVKAAKAAARGKKKQMAEGKEVSDFQTMWELKKEDLVRKERVVKLRLLDKLYGKKEPLDDEEREMKKKLMLEL, encoded by the coding sequence ATGGATTCTACTCCATACGCTGAGGCAGCGAGTCTTGTTGAGCTTCTTAATAGCCAAGAAGACAGTGTCTTCCGTTTAGTAGATGGCAGTCTCGAACCAAGTTCATCACAGTTTCCTCTCTTCGGCAGTCAAGCAGTTTCCTCTCCGTTTAGTGATGCTTCCAGCTTTGGTGTAGAGAAGGGAACAGAGCGTAAAGAAAGAAGAGCCTGGACGCATTCAGATGATGTTGTGCTTATTTCCGCCTGGTTAAACACGAGCAAAGATCCTATAGTAGGGAATGAGCAATGTTCGGGTGCTTTCTGGCAGAGGATTGCGGACTTGTATGCGGCAAGTCCGAACATTGCACGCGGTGAGGAGAGACATAAAAACCAGTGCAAGCACCATTGGCAGAAGATCAATGATCAAGTTTCCAAGTTCAGTGGGGCATATGAAGCTGCAACAAGAGAGAAGACAAGCGGCCAAAATGAGGTTGATGTTATCAAACATGCTCACGCGATCTTCCTCAACAACCACAAAAAGAAGTTTACCCTTGAACACGCGTGGAGGGAGCTTCGCTATGACCAGAAATGGTGTAGCATTGAAGGCGGCAACAAAAGGAAGAAGTTTGGTGATGGTTCTCATTCAGCAAGCTCATCTGTTGATGTAGATGATGACAGAATGAAGCGGCCCCCAGGTGTTAAGGCAGCAAAAGCAGCAGCCCGTGGGAAGAAAAAGCAGATGGCCGAGGGAAAGGAGGTGTCTGATTTTCAGACTATGTGGGAGTTGAAGAAAGAGGACTTGGTTCGCAAGGAGAGAGTAGTGAAGTTGAGGTTACTTGACAAACTCTATGGAAAGAAAGAACCACTAGATGATGAGGAaagagaaatgaagaagaagctcatGCTTGAGCTCTAA
- the LOC108810451 gene encoding uncharacterized protein LOC108810451: MTSSSQSNSDDTRDDAFDDAFDDAFDQYFDQTFERFTIALQQQPSRQRRKRAYIERNREEGHRRLWNDYFSETPTYQEDTFRRRFRMNKPLFMSIVDRFSNEVQYFREKRDGLGRISLSPLQKCTAAIRVLAYGSAGDMVDEYLRLGEATTRLCVENFVEGIINMFGDEYLRRPTPADLERLLAVGEYRGFPGMIGSIDCMHWEWKNCPTAWKGQYSRGSDKPTIVLEAVASYDLWIWHAFFGPPGTCNDINVLDQSPVFDDIIQGYAPQVTFSVNGRQYHMAYYLTDGIYPKWATFIQSIRLPQVPKAILFAKKQEGVRKDVERAFGVLQARFAIVKNPALFWDKDKIGKIMRACIILHNMIVENERSTYTQYNVEEFIEGEDNGSSHVDGNFDRDHRNGVAHRMVAEARIRDQTTHQQLKHDLVEHIWRKFGHEYDNN, from the coding sequence ATGACATCTTCCTCTCAAAGTAATTCTGATGATACACGAGATGATGCATTTGATGATGCATTTGATGATGCATTTGATCAATATTTTGATCAAACCTTTGAGAGATTTACCATTGCTCTTCAACAACAACCAAGTAGACAAAGAAGAAAACGAGCTTATATCGAAAGAAATCGTGAAGAAGGGCATAGAAGATTATGGAATGATTATTTCAGCGAAACTCCAACATATCAAGAAGATACCTTCCGACGACGTTTTAGAATGAACAAGCCACTGTTCATGAGCATTGTTGATCGATTCTCCAACGAAGTTCAATATTTTCGGGAAAAGAGAGATGGTCTCGGAAGGATTAGTCTCTCCCCCTTACAAAAGTGTACTGCAGCCATTCGTGTCTTGGCATATGGTTCTGCGGGTGATATGGTTGACGAATACCTCCGGCTCGGTGAAGCAACAACTCGGTTATGTGTAGAAAATTTTGTGGAAGGCATAATCAATATGTTCGGCGATGAGTACTTAAGAAGACCAACACCGGCTGATCTAGAACGTCTACTTGCTGTTGGAGAGTATCGAGGTTTTCCCGGAATGATAGgaagcatcgactgtatgcacTGGGAGTGGAAGAATTGTCCAACCGCTTGGAAAGGGCAATATTCTCGTGGTTCAGATAAACCAACGATCGTTTTAGAAGCAGTTGCTTCATACGATCTCTGGATATGGCATGCATTTTTTGGACCTCCAGGTACATGCAATGATATTAATGTTCTTGATCAatcacctgtttttgatgacataATTCAAGGTTATGCTCCGCAAGTCACTTTCTCTGTCAATGGAAGACAATATCATATGGCTTACTATCTCACCGATGGTATTTATCCGAAATGGGCTACTTTTATCCAATCTATTCGTTTACCACAAGTGCCGAAAGCAATTTTATTTGCTAAAAAACAAGAAGGTGTCCGAAAAGATGTCGAGCGTGCTTTTGGAGTCCTGCAAGCTCGCTTTGCCATTGTTAAAAATCCGGCGCTGTTCTGGGATAAAGATAAAATCGGAAAGATTATGAGAGCGTGTATCATACTTCATAATATGATAGTAGAAAATGAACGAAGTACATACACTCAGTATAATGTTGAAGAGTTCATCGAAGGAGAAGATAATGGAAGCTCACATGTCGATGGCAATTTCGATAGAGATCACAGAAATGGTGTGGCCCATAGGATGGTTGCAGAAGCAAGAATTCGTGATCAAACAACGCATCAACAACTGAAACATGATTTGGTTGAACATATATGGCGTAAATTTGGGCATGAATATGACAACAACTAA
- the LOC108807173 gene encoding uncharacterized protein LOC108807173: protein MLGAGFHLSNKLHRAQSHASQGRSINTKELHASPPSSSSNVERFLESVTPSVPAHYLPKTTMIKERRGSDVVELQPRPPYFVLGDVWESFAEWSAYGTGVPLSLNNNNIYKDPVFQYYFPSLSAIQIYADYSHPLISTRLSEESDSDFKDSSSEGSSSESERGPSSRKEHLEDSSSDDGEPLSSHGRLIFEYLERDLPYVREPFADKMSDLASSFPELKTLKSCDLLPSSWFSVAWYPIYKIPTGPKLKDLDACFLTYHSLHTPFQGADVTAPSMCEVQPRESVALPVFGLASYKLRGSVWTSIKGSGHQLVNSLFKAADNWLRLRQVNHPDFIFFCR, encoded by the exons ATGTTAGGGGCTGGGTTTCATTTGTCTAATAAGCTGCATAGAGCTCAAAGCCACGCCTCTCAAGGCAGATCGATTAACACTAAGGAGCTCCACGCTTCTCCCCCTTCATCATCTAGTAATGTAGAACGGTTTTTGGAGTCAGTCACACCATCTGTGCCTGCTCACTATCTTCCCAAG ACGACGATGATTAAGGAAAGGAGAGGCAGTGATGTTGTTGAGTTGCAGCCTCGTCCTCCTTACTTTGTTCTTGGTGATGTATGGGAATCGTTTGCAGAGTGGAGTGCTTACGGCACTGGAGTTCCTCTCTCTTTGAATAACAACAACATTTATAAAGATCCTGTCTTCCAATACTACTTTCCTTCTCTCTCTGCCATCCAAATCTATGCTGATTATTCTCATCCCTTAATCTCAAC GCGGCTAAGTGAGGAGAGTGACAGCGATTTCAAGGATTCAAGCAGTGAAGGAAGCAGCAGCGAGTCTGAAAGAGGACCCTCGTCAAGGAAGGAGCATCTGGAAGACTCGTCTAGTGATGATGGAGAGCCTTTAAGCTCTCATGGTCGTTTGATATTTGAGTATCTTGAACGTGATCTTCCTTACGTCCGTGAACCCTTTGCCGACAAG ATGTCTGATCTTGCCTCTAGCTTTCCCGAGCTAAAAACGCTGAAAAGTTGTGATTTACTACCTTCAAGCTGGTTCTCCGTGGCATG GTACCCAATTTACAAAATACCCACAGGACCAAAGCTAAAGGATCTGGATGCTTGCTTCTTGACGTATCATTCCCTTCACACACCCTTTCAAG GTGCAGACGTTACAGCGCCGTCTATGTGTGAGGTGCAGCCAAGGGAGAGTGTTGCGCTGCCTGTCTTTGGCCTCGCCTCATACAAGTTGAGAGGTTCTGTATGGACAAGTATCAAGGGCTCTGGTCACCAGCTAGTGAACTCCCTATTCAAAGCTGCAGACAATTGGCTGAGGTTGCGTCAAGTCAACCATCCTgatttcatcttcttctgccGCTGA